Below is a window of Metamycoplasma cloacale DNA.
AAAATTAAAGAAGAATTTAGTAAAAACCTTAACACTAAAAACTATATATATTCAAAAGAGGAAATTAAAGAGTACTTCAGAATTGCAATTAACGATTTATTCGGCGAACAAATTATGATGCTATTAATTGCTGCATTATTAATGAGTTCAACAACAACACTAATGACTTGATTAAACCCTACAATTGTATTAATCTTCGGAATTAATATTATTATGATTGTATTAATCAATCTATTCTTAGTTCCATTAATTTGAATGCAACTTGAGATTAAGAAAAATATTAATAAACAAAAAAGAATTAACGATGGTTATTGAAACAGCCAAAAAGTAGAAGAACAAACATTTATCGAAATTAATGATTATTCAATTTAATAAAAACGAGGTTATTTATGTTTAATAGATTAAAAGGGACGAGAGACATTTTTGGCTATGATTCAAAAATATTAGATTATATACGTAATACATTTTTTGATATAGCTAAAAAATACAATTACTCTTATATTGAAACGCCAATTATTGAAGAGGCTGAATTATTTATTAGATCATCTGGCGAAACAAGCGATATCGTTTCAAAAGAAATGTATTTATTTAAAGATAAAGGTGATCGTAATTTAGCTTTAAGACCAGAAGGAACTGCTTCTATCATTAGAGCTTTTGTTGAAAATAAAATTGATAACTTACAGCAATCAAAATTATTTTACTTCGGTCCTATGTTCAGATATGAGAGACCACAAAAAGGAAGATATAGACAATTTCTTCAAGGAGGTGTTGAGTTAATCGCCCCTAAAAATGAATTAAATAACTTCGAAATTATTAAATTAGCATATGACTTTTTAAAGAAATTAAAGATAGAAAATCTTGTATTAGAAATTAATAACCTTGGTTCAATCCAAACAAGAAATGAATATATTAAAAAACTAAAATCTTATTTTGAACCATACAAAAAAGATTTTGATGAATTAACTTTATCTAGATTAGAAAAAAACGTTTTAAGAATATTAGATGATAAAAATCTAGCAGAATTAGATTTTGTTAAGAACGCCCCTAAATTATTAGATTATTTAACAGTTGACGAAAAAGAACAGTTCAATTCTTTATTAAATCTTTTAAAAGCATTTAATATTGATTATGTTATCAATCCTAATTTAGTTAGAGGATTAGATTACTATAATGACATTGTTTTTGAATTCGTTTCTTCATCTGAAGCTCTAGGAACTAAATCAACTGTTTTAGCAGGCGGAAGATACGATGGTATGATTTCTGAATTCAATGGGCCTAATTTAGATTCAATCGGTTTTGCATTTGGCGTAGATCGTATTATGGAAATAATTAAAAACGATTGTCAAAATATAGAAGAATTAACAGATCAAATTGATATATTAATTGGCTATACAAGTGATTTTGATAAAGACGAAATTGTTAAAATCGCTTATGATTTAAGAAAAAACTTTACAGTTCATTTAATTAATCAACCAACAACTATTAAAAATTTATTTAAACAGAAATTTAATCTAAATCCTAAATTATTAATTTTCAAAGAATTAAATTCTAAACCAATGGAAATAAAAATAAAAAATCAAGAATTAGATGAGACAATCATTTATTCAGATTCTAGTGACATTTCAAAAATATTAAAGTAGGTATATTATGAAAAAACATTATTGCGGAAAATTAAATATTGAAAATCTAAATCAAGAAGTTGAACTTTTTGGTTGAATTTCAAATAAAAGAAAATTTAAAAATCAACTATTCATCGATTTACGTGATTCAAGTGGTATTGCACAGCTTGTGTTCAAAGATGTTACAGATCCTTTATTAACTAAAGAATCATGTATTTATGCAAAAGGTTTAGTTGTAAAAAGATTAGAAGCTAATCCAGATTTGTTTTCAGGTGAAATTGAAATTGCAGTTTCTGAATACAAAATTTTAAACTCATCAAAACAATTGCCTTTTGAAATACATAAAGACAATTCAGCAAACGAAGATATTAGATTGGAATATCGTTTTCTTGATTTAAGACAAGAAAAAATGATTCAAAATTTACGATTAAGACATAAATTGAATTTATTGGTTAGAAATTTCTTTGATAAAAAAGGATTTATGGAAATTGAAACCCCAATTCTTTCTAAATCAACCCCAGAAGGTGCGAGAGACTATTTAGTTCCAACAAGAAGAAAAGGAAGATTTTTTGCCTTGCCTCAATCACCTCAATTGTATAAACAATTATTAATGGCTGCTGGTTTTGAAAAATACTTTCAAATCGCAAGAGTTTTCAGAGATGAAGATTTAAGAAAAGATAGACAACCTGAATTTACACAATTAGATATTGAAATGTCATTTGGTGGAAAAGAAGAGATTTTCGCTCTTTGTGAAGAAATGTGAAAAGAAGTTTTACATAATTTAGGATATGAAATTAAAACTCCTTTTGAAAGAATGGATTATTTCTATTCACAAGCACATTACGGAAATGATAAACCAGATACAAGATATGAATATTTAATTCAAGATTATTCAAAAGAATTAAGTCAATATTTTGAAAATTACAATTTTGTTAAAGCTATTATTTTTGATCGTGATATTCAAGAAAACATGCAATATATTAATGAAACATTCACTAAAAATAATGGTGAAAAATTAGAATTGATTAATTTAAATTCATTAGATAAAAATGGTGATTTATATAAAACATTATCTAAATTAAACGAAAAGAATTTCTCTAATCCTTTATTTATTATCTCTCTTGGTAATAAAGAAGAAAACGCACTTAAATCATTAGGAGCTGTTAGAACTGTTTTAAATGAACTATATCAATTGGCAGATCCAAATCAATTGAATTTCTTATGAATCGTTAATTGACCAATGTTTGAATATGATGAGGAAACAAAATCATATGCACCAGCACACCACGCATTTACTCAATTTGAAGAATCAACATTGGATTATTTAAAATCAAATGAATTAGATAAAGTTAGAGCAAAATCATACGATTTAGTATTAAATGGATTTGAATTAGGTTCTGGTTCTATTAGAATTCATGATATTGAAACACAAAAAATGATGTTTAATATATTAAACATATCTGAAAAAGAACAACAAAGTAGATTTGGTTTCTTCTTAAAATCATTCAATTATGGTTTACCACCTCATAATGGTATTGCCTTTGGAATTGAAAGGGTTTTAATGATATTGACTAAATCTCAATCAATTAGAGATGTTATTGCATTCCCTAAAAACGCTAAAGGTTTGGATTTACTATCAGGTTCACCTTCTGATGTTACTAAAGAACAATTAGATGAATATGGTTTAATTGTGAAAGGTGGTAATTAATGAAGGCTGGATCGCTAGCAATTATTATTATTTTATTAATTATTTCTTTTGTTATTATCTTTGTATCACTATTAATGTCACCGGATAATAATAGCTTTAGTGGAGCTTTAGTTGGTAGTGGTGATTTAGATTTATTTAAAGTTTCTAAAGAAAGAGGAATTAAAAAAGTTTTAAAATGATCAATGTTATCATTGGGGTTACTACTCTTTATTCTTTGCATCGTTTTAAGAGTTTTAATTCAAAGCATTTAAACTTATGGATAAAAAATTAAAGTATACATTCAATTTAAATGAAATGAAGTTGCTTGAATTTTTAAAAGAAAAAAATCAAGCAACTTTTTTAGAAATTGCTAAAGTATTCAAAATTAATAGAATTGATAATAACAAACTAACTAACTTGTTGAATAAATTATTAAATGAATTTAAAATTGATAAATTCAAAGATAACTATCGTTTAATCAATTTTGTAACTGATTTAAAAACAAATATTTCTGTAACATCAAAGAGATTTGGATTTGTTGATTTTCAAGATCAAAATGGTAACAATTTAAGTGCCTTTATCCCTTCTTTTCAATTAAATGGAATATTGGATAAAGATTTACTTGATGTATCAATTTATAGTTATAAAAATGAACATAACGAAGTTATGTATAAAGCAAATATCAAAGCAAATTTAGAGCATCCTTTTAAATACATTACAGGTTTTATACAATATGGTAAAAATCGTCAACCTTACTTTAAACCATATGACGAAAAAATGAATGGTAAATTCATTATTTTGAATGATAAATCAGTTCCAAAGGATTTAAAAGAAACTGATATTGTAAAATGCGAAGTATTAAAACCTAATTTAGAATCAATTGTTTTAATGTATAAAGATGTCATTGCTAATATTGAAGATAAAAATCATTCAATGTATAAGTTATTTGCAACTTATGATGTTAATGAAACATTTGATATAGACGTTTTAACCGAAGCTTCAAGCATTCCTCAATTTGTCTCTGAAAAAGAAATCTCCGAAAGAAAAGATTTAAGAAAACTATTAACAGTAACTATTGACGGGCTTGATACAAAAGATTTTGACGACGCTATTTCTTGTTATAAATTAGATAATGGCAATTATAAATTGTTTATACACATTGCCGATGTTTCTTATTACGTCAAAGAAGGTTCCCCAATTGATAAAGAAGCTTTAAAAAGAGGAACTAGTATCTATCTACCAGATAGAGTTATTCCAATGTTACCATTTGAATTATCTAATGGTATCTGCTCATTGAATCCAAATGTAGATAGATGTTGTTTAACTCTTGAATTGGAAATTGATTCGTTTGGAAATAATAAAACTTATGACATATACCCAAGTGTTATAACCTCTGATTATCGTTTAACATATAACGGTGTTAATGATTTTCTAGAACATAAATTAGATGTGCCTAATGAAATAGCTGAATTGCTATTAAATGCTCAATCATTAGCTTCTATTTTAAGAGCTAAAAAAATCAACGAAGGATATGTTGATTTCGAAATTGAAGAACCTAAAATCATTATGAAAGATGGAAATGTTGTTGATATTGTTATTAAAAAAGAAGGTATCAGCGAAAAAATGATTGAAGATTTCATGGTTAGAGCAAACGAAACCGTTGCTGAAATGATGCAAGATAAAAAATTACCTTCAATATATAGAATTCATGATAAACCAGATGATGAAAAATTAATGAATTTACAAAATTTATTATCATTTGTTGGTTTAAAACATTTAAAAGTTCCATTTGATGGAAATCCTAAAAGTTTTGAATTATTAGTCGAAAAAATTAAAGAAACTAAATTTGATGATTACATTAAAATGTCTTTATTAAGAACAATGCAAAAAGCATCTTATAGTTCAAATAATATTGGACATTTCGGTTTAGCTTCTCAAGCATATTCACACTTTACAAGTCCAATTAGAAGATATCCTGATTTATTACTACATCGTTTGATTAGAAATTACATATTTCAAAAACAATATGACCCTTTAAAAGAAAAAGAATACATTGAAGAAATTTCAAATATTTCTTTATTAAATTCTGAAGCAGAAAAAAATGCAATGACTATTGAAAGAGATATTGTAGATATTAAAAAATCAGAATTTTTCCAACAATTTATCAATAAAACATTTAAAGCAACAATTGTTTCGATTGAAAAATTCGGTATCTTTTTCAACATAGAAGAATATCAAGCAAGTGTTTTAATTAGATTCGAAGATTTAAACGATGAGGTGTTAAAAATTTCTAATTTTGAAGCAAAAGGCTTAACTCATTATTTTGCCATCGGTCAAACAAGAGATATAAAAATTACTAGCGTAGATTTATTAAAAGGAAATATTAACGCAATTATTGCTTAAATATTCCTTTTTTTTGTAATATTATTAGTATGTCGACTTTAATTTTAAAAAACAAATTTAGTAAGCAAGATTATGAAATAATCGAAACATACGAAACAGGAATTTCATTACTTGGTTGAGAAACAAAAAGTTTGCGTGCAAAAAATGCAAAATTAGAAAATGCTTTTTGTACTATATCATCAAGAAGAAATGAAATTTATCTTCATAATTGCTATATTGCGCAATATATGAATGTGAAATGTGAAACTTCAAGAACAAGAAAACTTTTAATGCATAAATATGAAATTTTACGTATTAAAAACAAAGTTGATCAATTATCATTGATTATCATTCCGATTTCGTTGTATTGAAAAAATAATCATATTAAATTAGAAATTGCTTTAGCTAAAAGATTAAAGAAACACGACAAAAGAGAAAAAATCAAGGAATTAGAAGCTAAAAGACAAATGAAATCCTTAATTTATTAAATAAATTATGGGGGTGTAATGGTTTCGACAGGTATCTGACGTAATGAACTGCAGTGGTATTGTAGACCATAATGCATCTAGGCTTTTTTAAACGCAAACTTAGATAAAAAAGAAGATCTATCATTAGAAATGATGATGAGATCAAAATACTCTTCAAATCTAGCTTTCGCTTAATTGAAAACTAGTGATTCAATAATTTTGCTCAAGTTATTGAATCGGTTTAGAGCTTGGCATTAGCGTGTTCAGTTAAACTAATGTGACACTTTGACTGACTTATGTAATGAAGTTTGAGAATTTAATAATTACAATTAAGTATATAAAATTTTATAAACTGTAGACGTTCATTAAATAGGGTGCGTGGACCGGGGTTCAATTCCCCGCATCTCCACCATTTTTTATTTTATTTTTATTCTTGTATACAATATAATATTAATAACATATATAGCAAATTCTAATAAGGAGAAATTATGGTAGTACGTTATGTAGTAAATCATGAAAAAGGTTGAGCAGTTAAAAATCCTAATGGCCAAAGAGCATTAAGAGTTTTTAAAACACAAAAAGAAGCAATTGAATATGCTAAATCATTAGCAGATACAACAAGTTATATTGTTCAATCTAAAAAAGGAACTTTTAGACAAAAATAACTTATGAATAAAATTCTTGACGGCAAAAAAACATCATTGAAAATCAAGGAAGAAATATATGAGATCACAAGTAAATTATCAAAAGATGATTTGCCAGTTTTAGGTATTATTCAAATTGGAGATTTAGAAGAGTCCAACATATATATAAAACATAAAATGAATATGGCTAAAGAATTGAACATTGATTCAATTTTAGTTAAATTAACTGAT
It encodes the following:
- the hisS gene encoding histidine--tRNA ligase, coding for MFNRLKGTRDIFGYDSKILDYIRNTFFDIAKKYNYSYIETPIIEEAELFIRSSGETSDIVSKEMYLFKDKGDRNLALRPEGTASIIRAFVENKIDNLQQSKLFYFGPMFRYERPQKGRYRQFLQGGVELIAPKNELNNFEIIKLAYDFLKKLKIENLVLEINNLGSIQTRNEYIKKLKSYFEPYKKDFDELTLSRLEKNVLRILDDKNLAELDFVKNAPKLLDYLTVDEKEQFNSLLNLLKAFNIDYVINPNLVRGLDYYNDIVFEFVSSSEALGTKSTVLAGGRYDGMISEFNGPNLDSIGFAFGVDRIMEIIKNDCQNIEELTDQIDILIGYTSDFDKDEIVKIAYDLRKNFTVHLINQPTTIKNLFKQKFNLNPKLLIFKELNSKPMEIKIKNQELDETIIYSDSSDISKILK
- the aspS gene encoding aspartate--tRNA ligase; this translates as MKKHYCGKLNIENLNQEVELFGWISNKRKFKNQLFIDLRDSSGIAQLVFKDVTDPLLTKESCIYAKGLVVKRLEANPDLFSGEIEIAVSEYKILNSSKQLPFEIHKDNSANEDIRLEYRFLDLRQEKMIQNLRLRHKLNLLVRNFFDKKGFMEIETPILSKSTPEGARDYLVPTRRKGRFFALPQSPQLYKQLLMAAGFEKYFQIARVFRDEDLRKDRQPEFTQLDIEMSFGGKEEIFALCEEMWKEVLHNLGYEIKTPFERMDYFYSQAHYGNDKPDTRYEYLIQDYSKELSQYFENYNFVKAIIFDRDIQENMQYINETFTKNNGEKLELINLNSLDKNGDLYKTLSKLNEKNFSNPLFIISLGNKEENALKSLGAVRTVLNELYQLADPNQLNFLWIVNWPMFEYDEETKSYAPAHHAFTQFEESTLDYLKSNELDKVRAKSYDLVLNGFELGSGSIRIHDIETQKMMFNILNISEKEQQSRFGFFLKSFNYGLPPHNGIAFGIERVLMILTKSQSIRDVIAFPKNAKGLDLLSGSPSDVTKEQLDEYGLIVKGGN
- the secG gene encoding preprotein translocase subunit SecG — its product is MKAGSLAIIIILLIISFVIIFVSLLMSPDNNSFSGALVGSGDLDLFKVSKERGIKKVLKWSMLSLGLLLFILCIVLRVLIQSI
- the rnr gene encoding ribonuclease R, giving the protein MDKKLKYTFNLNEMKLLEFLKEKNQATFLEIAKVFKINRIDNNKLTNLLNKLLNEFKIDKFKDNYRLINFVTDLKTNISVTSKRFGFVDFQDQNGNNLSAFIPSFQLNGILDKDLLDVSIYSYKNEHNEVMYKANIKANLEHPFKYITGFIQYGKNRQPYFKPYDEKMNGKFIILNDKSVPKDLKETDIVKCEVLKPNLESIVLMYKDVIANIEDKNHSMYKLFATYDVNETFDIDVLTEASSIPQFVSEKEISERKDLRKLLTVTIDGLDTKDFDDAISCYKLDNGNYKLFIHIADVSYYVKEGSPIDKEALKRGTSIYLPDRVIPMLPFELSNGICSLNPNVDRCCLTLELEIDSFGNNKTYDIYPSVITSDYRLTYNGVNDFLEHKLDVPNEIAELLLNAQSLASILRAKKINEGYVDFEIEEPKIIMKDGNVVDIVIKKEGISEKMIEDFMVRANETVAEMMQDKKLPSIYRIHDKPDDEKLMNLQNLLSFVGLKHLKVPFDGNPKSFELLVEKIKETKFDDYIKMSLLRTMQKASYSSNNIGHFGLASQAYSHFTSPIRRYPDLLLHRLIRNYIFQKQYDPLKEKEYIEEISNISLLNSEAEKNAMTIERDIVDIKKSEFFQQFINKTFKATIVSIEKFGIFFNIEEYQASVLIRFEDLNDEVLKISNFEAKGLTHYFAIGQTRDIKITSVDLLKGNINAIIA
- the smpB gene encoding SsrA-binding protein SmpB codes for the protein MSTLILKNKFSKQDYEIIETYETGISLLGWETKSLRAKNAKLENAFCTISSRRNEIYLHNCYIAQYMNVKCETSRTRKLLMHKYEILRIKNKVDQLSLIIIPISLYWKNNHIKLEIALAKRLKKHDKREKIKELEAKRQMKSLIY
- a CDS encoding DUF2188 domain-containing protein, with translation MVVRYVVNHEKGWAVKNPNGQRALRVFKTQKEAIEYAKSLADTTSYIVQSKKGTFRQK